The Chiroxiphia lanceolata isolate bChiLan1 chromosome 4, bChiLan1.pri, whole genome shotgun sequence genome includes the window TCACTGTCACCGCTATTACCTGCACGTGTGCAGCGCCACCAGCCGGCCGAGGACTCCCATATCTTTCGGCTTTACAGTTTCCTCTTTACCGTGTCAACATCAAATGTAAAACACTAGTACCTCGCGTACCCTTTATTCTCCATTCACAGAATGGTGTTAGAGGTattacagcagaaatattttctaactcTTACCAGCTAAGCTATGAGCTACACACACCATCAGATGCACAGCACTTAAGCCCAAGAAATGTGAAATCTAAGCTCTAGAGTTCAATACACAATGTTGAAACCCCAAATACTTAACGTGCAGAATTTACCTATGAAAGGAAAGCCACTTGACTCCTTCACACAGTACAACTCCTGATGTCATGAGCAGTTCTGCAAAATACTGTGTCTCAATTCCCTCttcttcatgctttttaaaCTGGATACCAGATGTCGTCAACAGTTCAATAGAGTCCTGAGCATACATATCTTCTctaaaaacagagaggaaaagtaaATTTCCAAAATCTACAAATCTCAGTTATTATAAACCCGGTAACATCTCTTTTTTGGTATTTATTCCACAGACTTCACTAGCATAGAGCAGGAGCAACTTGACTTTGTTCTGGGTTAATTACAAAAATCAACAgttttttcaaagcatttttttaccTTAAGTAAAAAAATTCCCAGCACCTCCATCTATGCCATCTTCATAAGAAAACCTAGTTCCTGCTTCTCTTCCAGTTATCTATAACCCCTCTTCTGCAAATCTACAGAGGAAAGTGAATCTGTGGATCTTATTCAGTAAAGTATCTGTATTCATTACTTGAGCTGTGACAAATTACATGTAACAGCTGAAACACTAACACATTTCATTACAGAACTAGGAACAGTACTCTCCAGATCCCAGTGCTGGATAATATTTCCCACAGGTTTTTCATGATTTAAGCGTACGTAAATGTTTAGACACACGTTCATCAAAACTTCCTTCTTGCTACAATTGAAAATTGAGTACTTGCTCCATCTACTCAATCCTTAAAATTCAGGTAGcctaatgttttctttctaaacaaCCAATTTCAACTTCAATAGCCATATTTTGGACCTAAAATTTAACAGGATGAAATAAAATTCCTCTATGCCTTGTTTGATGCCCTCTTACTCCTGTATTTATTCCCTTTACCACTAACAATTTCATGAAGTTTTAAGGATTTTATGATGAAATTgatgttttgaggtttttcccCCCTAAAGTTTAATCTGTATCATcataacaaaaatatagaatggttatctgaaaaaaaaaaaaccaaaccaaaaaactaaaCATGCAAACATGAGTCTATTTAGATGATATTCATTTTACTCTCTGCAACATAGTATTCCACAGTCTCTTCCATgtaaagttttaaattttagttaaaaacaactgaaacaaaacacatcaaaaaatCCAGACAAGACAACTAATATATCAAACTTGACTATTAGAATCAGTCATAGGCTTATATTCCTTATTCCTAAGAGCAAGTCATCATTCATCAGAACATAGAGATACATTCTCAAGATGTGTtgtatcttttttcctccctcccacacaGATGTTCTTTAGTTCTCCAGCTTTAAGGTATCAACTTCCCAACACCTGTCTATCTCCGTAACACATTAAAGCACCCATCCAAAATAAACCCACAATTTTACAAAAAGGAGTTTTAATTCTAATTGTTGCTCTGCACTAATCAGGTGCACAGTTCAATTAGAGAAATACTTATGCTCTTTAAAAGCACACTAAAACAAGACCTGGCTGGAaccacacatacaaaaaaaaattaccttctaTGAACAAACAACAGCTGTTTTGCTTTAGGAGTAGAACACTTGGCACAGTGCCACTTTCCAAAAGGATGTttagaaacagacaaaaataattaagttctcctcccatgaaaaaaaaaattatatatatattttcatgtttcacGCAATACTTACCAAGCTTAAGTTTTTCTATAAAATCAGTGAACTAGAAACAAGTTAGTTGGGTGGTTATCTGTATCTTGCTTTACTAAGTCATGTTATCTCTGTAGTATGTGGCACAAATGGATGGAAAACTACTTTTGGTTTCACTTACTTGACATTAAGTAGACCTCTGAAGCTCAGAAAATAAAGTATAGCACAGGCTCTTCTTCCCAGATCACAGTTTGAAGTTATTAATTCACTCCTCTTTCTCCCCTACTTAGTAGGATTAGTATATTCTATCAAGAAAATGGATAGTTTCCATCCAGCATGCATATGGCCAGGTAAGTTCACACATACCAAAATATCAAATCTGCACTTACTTTTCTTTCAAGAGACACTTCAAACAAGACTAAATAGAGTGTGTCAGTGCTCAGACCAAACTGATTTGTGACAAGCCATAGCACTGCTTGtttaaaagagcagaaagatCAAGGGAGACAGcagcagttttcttctttttaagaacCCCCActactttgaaaacaaacctttttatctgcaggaaaagaaagtctCTTCTCTAAACCTCCTTTGTAGGCTACAGTTTTAACTCATGTATATAAAGTTGTCCAGTTATCAGCTTGTAACAAactgccaaaaaaccccaaggctTCAACACTCTTAAATGTGCCCGAAGTGTTTGCACTGATATTCAATAGATAATCAACATACAAAAATCTATCAGACCCATTATGTTtacttcaggaaaacaaaaccatcaagATACTAGTAACTTTGTAAACCACCAGCTAAAGATATAGAGTGCCACATAAGTGTTTGATCCCTGTGAAAAAGGGAGGTTTATGCTTAAAGTTTTATCACTAATAAAAATCACATTGTGAAATGAATAGACTGTAAAAATTAGCTTGTTTTTTAACTAACACTTAAgacaaaataattcagaactTGCAGGTAACATCTGAAATACTTCCTTAGTCACTTCAGTaactttacttttctttttcttcaagtgttggtattttccatttaaagtaTGTAAACAAACAATATGTGATTTCTGTAACAACAAGTAAGAAGCAAACTAAATTAAGGCAGAAGCATTCTGAAATACTGAACATGAAAGTACAGAGCTAACACATGCACTAAGTATAAACAGGCCTTTTGAAAACTTTTGTTGAAGCCGCTTAGCGTTTTTTGACCAAGTCACCAACAATAAGACAGACTATacagaaaggagggaagaaagcaCTTGTTTGGCTGACAAAATCTTCCTCACATGAAGTATCTATGGTATTCCAATATTCCAATCagacagataaaaagaaagttGAGATATGTACAAAAAAGTATATATTACTTATTTTCAGTAAGTCAGAAACAtgttcagcagcacagaaattgCATACTTACGTtaagttaaatttaaaattaaattgccAAGTTGAAGTTCCTGGAGGATATTCTCCTTGCTCATTCATAAATGTCAGTCCtagctgaattatttttagcaAGTCGACATTGCAGCGCAATAGTTGGTACTGATAGTCTGCATTGCTTCTGAATTCTCCAATTGGCCTTGCAACCACTCCTGGAAATTCTGTGTCCTGCAAGAGCAGAATTAAAACTTGAACAGACAAACATAAAGACTTACATGGCTCATTTGTAATATCTAACAGTTTCACAGCTGAACAGCATGtaaatttagcttttaaaaaggtAACAAATCACCATCCTGATGTTCATATACATCAAGAACCCATTATTCTTTCAACCAAATTGGATGAAGAAGTTTAGTGACTCAACTGAAGTTGTGATGGTTTTTGAGATAATTTGCTACAGAGGTCGAGCGCCCACTTACCATGGCTACATAGTTATACTTCCGTATAACTTGACgaattttcttcatctcttcaTCCAAGTTACAAGCCCAAACTTCACAGATTCTTTGGCTATGGTCTACAGTAGCTGCTGGCATAGTGGGGGGCTTTAGAGACCATACATCAAAAACTGCACTTGAGTGATGATCGGTTTCATAAAGAGAAGTTCAACTGTTTATTGTTTTTAGCCTAAGagataaagaaaggaaagcatcAGAGCGTTTTTACTCTTcacttatctgaaaaaaaaaaggctttaacCACCACGACCAAGCTTTATTCTTATAGATTTCATAAAAGCAGGACAACACAGCCACCCAAGCCCCGTGAATTTCTGCCGAGTTCAAATTACCACCGGAAACTAAAACCCTACAGTTGGTTAGCAACTATTTCTTGCGCCAAGACGGCAAACCGGGGAGGCGCGATCGTAACGCAGATACCGGAGGGACACCCGAGCACACGGGCGCTGCTGCCCCGCGGGTCGGAAGGGCGCGTTCCCGCGGAACCCTGGGCTGCGTTCAGCCGGGAACGAAGCGGCACACCAGCGTCACGCCAAACCCGGGGGCACCACGGGCGACCTCCCGAGGCGTGCGCGACTCCTCCGGCTCCCAAGGGTTGCGCTGAACCGGCGCGCGGGGACCGACACAGGGACGCGAGCTCGGCCGGCCCCGGCCGCGTTCCCGCGCGTGTGGAAGAccccgggagcggcgggaggaGCGGAAGCCGAGGTATTCCCGCGGGTCCAGCTGCGGTGCCCCCACCCCGCTCACCGCTGGCGCtcgggccgggcccggcggcTCTGGGAGGCCCCGCGCGGCCCCCGCGAGCCGCAGGACGCGCTGCTgccccggcgccgccgccgcgcgcACAAAGCCATTGCGTCATCGCCGCGCGACGCGCCCTTTCCCCGCTCCGCTCTGGTCCAATCGCCGCCCGCTCCgcccctccccctgccctcaccccgccccgcccccgccgcggcgCGATCGGTGTCGCGCGGGGGTGACGTCTCCCCCCGGCGGCGCCGGGGCGGGGTGGTGGCGGCGAGGCCGCCGCGTTCGCGCGCAGGCGCGCGCGGGCGCTCGGTGCGGAGCGCCCGGTGCTGCCGGTGCCCTCGcgcccgcccggggccgcggcGCGCGCCCGCCCGCCATGAACTGGCTGTTCCCGCTCGCCAAGGGCGGCGGCGCCTCCGCCGcgggccccgcgccgcccgcgcgCACCGGCCTCCAGCAGCAGCGCCAGCGACAGGTCGAGTCCCTGCGCGCCGCGCACGCCTCGTGAGTGGCCGCGGCGGCCGGGCGGGAGAGCGCGGGGGCGGGAGGGCCCCGCTGTGTCGCCTGGCTTGGCCCGGCCCAGGCGCGGTGCTGCTCGAGGCGGGACCGTGCCGTGTCGGAAGGGTACGGCGTGTCCCCACGCGGGGACCGGCTGCGCCCCGTCACCACCCGGGAAGGCCCGGCCGGGACTTCGCGGCTGTACGGGTAAACAGGACACCCAGGCCGGCCGAGCCTCGGCTGTCCCGGGGGCGGAGGGTCCCGCCGGGGGACGGCTGGACTATACTGTGCTGTGCTGTACCGCGGCGGGCCGGGAAGCGGCACCGGGAAACCGAAAGCCGCGTTGCTTGTCGGGTCTGCGGGGGAGGCGGCCCCGCTGGCGGCGGTGTGGCCTGGCCGGGGGAGCGGGCGCAGATCACCGTGCCCAGTGATACCGGCCACTGACCAGAAAACCAGCTAAGTGCTTTAATGGGTTGAAGTCTGCAAAGACGTGCAGACTGCTGGGATAAAACCTCTCAGAGCTGGTTGTGAGagtgttgttttttaaaagttgacACTAAAACGTAGAGTACCGAGGAGCTGTGTGTCACACTGGTGTGTCTGCAGTGGCGTAGCAGCCCTACAGGGTCTACTGACTATTTTTTCTGAGGTTCAGTACTAGTTTCCTAATAACTGGTTGTTCCTTGGGGACTGTTTTTGTTTGTATGCcggttgtttttatttctgttcaatatccacactttttaaaacaaaatactttctttcaTCCTGAGATACTCCCTCTTGGCATACTGCCCTCTATTTTTCCTAGTTTAAAGCTATTTACGTTTTAAAAGGAGATCCGCAATTCATACATTCGAAGTTATATTTTCAGTAAAGTAAGCGTTCTGTAGACATACAGCTTCCTAGGATGTCTGCAGAACTGGAATGATAGATGCCACCTCCAAAACAATtaggaaagaggaaggagagtgTTTTCTGTCACATCAGAGTGAGACTAGGAGCAGAAGAGATACTTACTGTATTTCCAAGTTTAATAACTGCAGATAGCTCACCATCCTAATATTTATCACACAGGGGACATAAATATGACAGTATTCTAAATACTGTTGCTTGCATAAACTTAATTATGTTCAGAGccagttttgaaaatatttttgagactTCACTTTTCTAAGGAGTTGTCTCTGTAGGCAGGCAGCAGCTTAGTGAACTTTTTTCCTGGCAGGAAGAGAAGCTCATCCTGAGTTAAGTCCCCAAAAAGGTGATCGGTGTTTATCAGTCAGCTTGCTGAACTGGTTTGCTACTTGTTTGTGCAGGCACCAGCACAAgcacaggcagagagggaaTTCCTGCAGCCAGGAATTGAGATGAGGGGTAGGGACATGATAGCTGCCCAAATGTAACTTTACAGCCCTGTAAACTAGCTGTCTGATCTCTTTTAATCatagtaaaataattaaaacccaAAGTCAGGCAAGCAGAGTAAATTCTGACAAAGTGTACAGTTTTCATAAACAAATCTGAATATCAGTGCCTcaaattctttgcttttaaaaagctatGTGAACTCGAGCAAGTTTTCAGAAGTGCAGAGGTTTATTTCTTGGATGGGACTGATGTCCTTGCTCATGAACTCTGTAGCAGCACAGATCTGTAGGATAGGAATATGCATTAAGCGTTGCAGCAGCACTGTTTCCTAAGCAGCGATTAAGTAATGTCATTCTAGTGTTTGTTTTGTCTGATAAGTCTGCTTTGTCATTCATTTCTGAGAATCCTGACTGCTCTTCGCTGAAATGCTCAAAATTCTTGTCACAGTGTAGATAACTAAGTTATTCAAGTTTGATTTGTATTGTCTTAGGTCATAAAAGCCCCCAGGTATGTGCGATCTTAATTTTGGTAAAGCAGCTAAACTTCCTTTTCAGGGTCCCTCACAGGTTAGGAACTTGAAATAAagtctttgtatttaaaaagggTTTTCTTACATTTGCTGTTGTTCTAGCCAAAGTTGAGTTCCAGTGTACCCGTTCCCACTTAGGAAAGGGGCAACTAAGTTTATTAGTTCAAGGTTTTCCGAAAGGGACGTTGTAACCGTTTGATCAGCTCAATGCGATTCTGTCTTTCTTgttcctctctccctgtcctcatcTTCCTCCCCAGTTCCTATAGGTTGTGCCTGTGAGTGAAGCATGATTATATACCCTTCTCAAAAGGATTTTGCAGCAGGCTATTAAAAAGTGTGACAGATGATTACAGGGCAGGAATGTGTGTGAGAGATTCCAGGGAGAATCCTTCAGTTAAGAATGAGGAAGTGCCGATTTTGGTGTGTGGTGTAACACAGTGGAGCCGTTGATTTGAATTCTCTTGTGTTGAAGATAATTGATACTTTCTTCAAACAACATGTGATTTCACAGGGCAAGAGCAAATACTGAGTTGTCTATGACAGGAATAAGATCAGCCTGCAGAAAGCAAGGTTCATAACTAAGTTCATGTCTTACCCATTTGTTCCTCAGGCT containing:
- the CNOT7 gene encoding CCR4-NOT transcription complex subunit 7 isoform X1 — its product is MPAATVDHSQRICEVWACNLDEEMKKIRQVIRKYNYVAMDTEFPGVVARPIGEFRSNADYQYQLLRCNVDLLKIIQLGLTFMNEQGEYPPGTSTWQFNFKFNLTEDMYAQDSIELLTTSGIQFKKHEEEGIETQYFAELLMTSGVVLCEGVKWLSFHSGYDFGYLIKILTNSNLPEEELDFFEILRLFFPVIYDVKYLMKSCKNLKGGLQEVAEQLELERIGPQHQAGSDSLLTGMAFFKMREMFFEDHIDDAKYCGHLYGLGSGSSYVQNGTGNAYEEEANKQS